The following coding sequences lie in one Apostichopus japonicus isolate 1M-3 chromosome 13, ASM3797524v1, whole genome shotgun sequence genomic window:
- the LOC139978371 gene encoding G2/mitotic-specific cyclin-B-like has translation MALRVRANGNVQLGKRDATLKFENVKTRLAAKSLATKSSHVGTRAALGNISNVATSTGSTSLINAKKVGKKDGKTSRVLGKSKATSSLHSLAAKLPEPIVEQPKSPEAMDFDDILPKMISRPFNVEDIDQDDHESPQLCSEYVKDIYQYMHYLERKYKVEDYMESQEINVRMRTILVDWLVQVHLRFHLLQETLFLTIQLIDRYLALHSVSKNNLQLVGVTAMFIASKYEEMYPPEINDFVYITDNAYTLNQIKSTECLMLKTLDYNLGKPLCLHFLRRNSKAAGVDAQKHTLAKYLMELTLPDYTFVMYDPSEIAAAALCASMRLLEDEAEWDSKMEYYSNYTRGEVAPIVENMAQLILRSETSKYQAVRNKFASSKFMKISTISELKPASVKRYLLDS, from the exons ATGGCTTTGAGAGTTAGAGCAAATGGG AACGTCCAGTTGGGAAAGCGCGATGCTACCCTGAAATTTGAGAACGTGAAGACTAGGTTGGCAGCAAAGAGTCTGGCCACCAAAAGCAGTCATGTTGGTACCCGTGCAGCTCTCGGTAACATCAGCAACGTAGCCACTAGTACTGGGAGCACATCATTAATCAACGCCAAAAAG gttggCAAGAAAGATGGAAAGACAAGCAGGGTTTTGGGAAAGTCGAAGGCAACATCTTCGCTTCATTCTCTGGCTGCCAAGTTACCAGAACCAATTGTTGAACAG CCTAAGTCTCCAGAAGCAATGGACTTTGATGACATTCTACCCAAGATGATTTCGAGACCGTTCAATGTAGAAGATATCGACCAAGATGACCACGAAAGTCCACAGCTGTGTAGTGAATATGTGAAAGATATCTATCAATACATGCACTACTTGGAG AGAAAGTACAAAGTGGAAGATTACATGGAGAGTCAAGAGATTAATGTCAGAATGAGAACGATTCTTGTGGATTGGTTGGTGCAGGTTCACTTGAGGTTTCACCTCCTCCAGGAGACACTCTTCTTGACGATACAACTCATAGACAGATACCTTGCA CTCCATTCCGTTTCCAAAAACAATTTGCAGTTGGTCGGTGTGACGGCCATGTTCATCGCATCCAAATATGAAGAGATGTACCCGCCCGAGATCAACGACTTTGTTTACATCACAGATAACGCTTACACCCTTAACCAAATCAAATCCACTGAGTGCCTGATGCTGAAGACGCTAGATTACAACCTGGGAAAACCGCTTTGTTTACATTTCCTGAGGAGAAATTCAAAGGCTGCTGGG GTTGATGCCCAGAAACACACCCTAGCCAAGTATCTCATGGAGTTAACATTGCCAGACTACACCTTTGTAATGTACGACCCTTCAGAAATTGCAGCAGCTGCTCTCTGTGCTAGCATGAGGTTGTTGGAAGATGAAGCAGAATGG GATTCAAAGATGGAATATTACAGCAATTACACAAGAGGAGAAGTGGCCCCTATCGTAGAAAACATGGCTCAACTGATCCTGCGCTCGGAGACTTCGAAATATCAG GCTGTAAGGAATAAATTTGCCAGCAGTAAATTCATGAAGATCAGCACGATATCTGAACTGAAACCAGCTTCAGTGAAGAGGTACCTGCTCGACAGCTAG